The DNA sequence ttaaaaaaattatttcagacttaaatcttattaaaataaaaagaatattttttttctattcataaaattaaaaattcagcactatatttaaagaaatttgaatCCAATATTTCAATATAACTCAAATTAAGAACTGATTGGTTTATTATTAGTCTTTGTTACATCAttgatattgtgtttttttGATATTGTAGaaagatttataattatatttatgaggaaatgaaggagaagaagggaAGGAAGAGTGTAGAGGGGGCAACGTGGTGAATAGTTAAGTAGTCACGTCAAGAGGGGCCAccatgtgaaattgtgaacacTGTGCAAAACGCTCGCCACTCGCCCCCACCAGCATCACTCAACTCAACCCCTTCTCCCTCTCATTCATTCAACTAGCCTTTTTTACGTCCCATCACCCAATCTCTCTTTCATTTCTCATCTTCTCTCTCTTAACTCCAACAAGTTTAACCCCTCTTCTCTTCCCCCATTAAAACCTATTTCACCAATCCAACAAGGTGCTGCTCCTGCTTCTGGTTAAGGTTTTGGTTGTTGTTCTTGTTAGTGATCCTCATGGACGCTGCATCGGAGGCTGCGGCGGCGGTGGCGGCTCCACAGGCAGAGGGATCACCGGCTGCGGCGGCAGCGCCGAGCCGCTACGAGTCGCAGAAACGGCGCGACTGGAACACGTTCTTGCAGTACCTGCGGAACCACAAGCCGCCATTGACGCTGGCGAGGTGCAGTGGCGCCCACGTGATCGAGTTCTTGAAGTACCTCGACCAGTTCGGGAAAACCAAGGTGCACATCGCGGGGTGTCCGTACTTCGGACACCCAAATCCACCTGCCCCATGCGCCTGCCCTCTTAAGCAGGCCTGGGGCAGCCTGGACGCTCTAATCGGACGACTCAGGGCGGCCTTCGAAGAAAACGGAGGTCGTCCTGAGTCCAATCCGTTTGCGACTCGGGCTGTCCGAATTTACCTCAAAGAGGTAAGAGAAGGTCAGGCTAAGGCCAGAGGAATCCCCTATGAGAAGAAGAAGCGCAAGAGAACTGCTGTAACTACCTCTGTCACCTCTGCCGCCACCGTTATGTCTACCTTAACTGGTAGTAGTCCTAATAATACTATTACAAACGGTGCTGGCAGTACCACCGGTAACACTACCAACGGAGCTGGTGTTAGTGTACCTTCTGTTGCTGCTACTGCTACACCTAATGTTACTGCTACTGCCGtatagtataattttaataattttgatcatCTTTTCCTATTTTCCTTTTTACACTGCTATTATCTactatctatttttatttttaaggaaattaATTGTGGTTACGGTTTATCTATATGTAGTTATTTAGTTATGACAATTTATCTGAgtttaattcaaaaattgaaCCCCCATCAACGATTTATCAGAACcacagatttttttatttttttttggtgcatGTAACTAGTCTCATGCTCTCTGATTCTGCTACTTGAAGTGGTGTTTCATTATTACTAGGTTTCTCTGGTATGTATGACGTGAAATGTTagcttcttttttgttttattttctggtGTTTCATGAATTGAGCTAGCTCAATGGACTAGTAGAGGCATAAACTATAATTAACGCCTTGTTTTGCTTAACAGAAGAGTCCAAGgcctttcattttcattttaaattcatttctcGTTTTTATTTCTATGTTCTTTATGATGGGGTTTACTGTTGGAGATTGAGGGAGAGAATCATGTCCctctttatttttacattataatATTCTCACTGGGTACCATATATTTCTATGATGCCATTAAGGAAACTAGCGAGATGTGGAGAACACAACGTTCATTTTGCTTTCATCATGACATTTCGTTTTTGTTTTGACCCGGCGAAGTTCCAATGAGTGAGGTGCAGTTGGAAAACAATTTGGAGAAAGTTGGAAAGATGTGGGCAAAGAAGAATCATATATTACAAACAATACCATTATAGTATGCTCTTTTttctctccccccccccccccgtttGTCATCCTGCAAAACAGTGCAATTTATGGAAGGAAATCAAGGAATTGAATTGACCCTTCCATGATATTTACAATCATTTTAGTTTGGTagataaattcattaaataaataagtttatgaACTAAAATGTTGATTCTTTTTTGATCTTTCATTCTTGTCTTGTTTTGGATCTGCTGGTTGCAACAAGggcatcaacaacaacaaacacataTGGAGTCAAAGAAGGTCTAATCCTTCTTTGTATATAAAGACTAATAACTAGTTAGTTCCCAGCAATAGTACTGTTCATCTGGTCCCCGGGTTTGTATCAGATCTGTTGGGCTCAATCTAACTACAATGATACACACGTGCGCCTATCGTTTACAGCTTTTCTTGCATTTCTGTTTCAGGTGCTCCTCCCTTTGCAACTTGATCTAAGATTTTGTTCTCTTAGATTTTGTTGTTAAGTTTTAGAACTTTGGCTTATTTTCTATCCTTTCTTTTGCTGAGGTAGGTTAGTCAGCTTTCTACTCTATTCATCAACTTCAACTCCCTCCCTCTGTCTCTCTTCCCCCTAATTACCCATAATTGccatttcttaatttatttcattacatcttggaaaaaaataatgatcctTTTACTTTATacagtaattttttataataatttttaatttaagtaaaatatattagaaGAGTAAATATTCTAACATTATCaacaaatataaatgataaattattgatttttaaaaaccatattttaaataatatttaatcacttgacagtgtaaaaaaattatattaataatatatgaaaatcaaattcatatttttttttattgagttcaATGAGAGTAGGATgatagtgcattttttttacactactattgatattcaataataaattactgtatataatgaaattatattaactttataacaattattttgaaaatcacgCTCaacaataatttgtaattagttTCTTTGTAATTAGTTGaccatataaaaaattctaCACTAATTTCTCTTGCATAGAAATTATTATACCAAGAAAATGAAGTGAAGATATAGGGCATAGGCTGCTACCTTGAATGAAAAGGAATCTACACTAATTTCTCTAGAAGTTATTATACCGAGAAATGAAGGGAAGATATAGGGCATAGGCTGCTACCTTGAATGAAAAGGAAAGAGATCCTTGTGATTGctgcttattttattttggtaaccCTCACCTAAAGCGTGAAAACGACTGCTAGCCAACCGTTCCTTACATTCTACAAACTAATTTACAATATTCATTCGTATTATCATAACCTAGccataatttaatgttttattggTTATTAAATAGCATAGACCCACTAGCCACTTTCAAACAAAACCACATTTCTGAATTTTAATTTGGAACTTTGGACCCATATCCACTAAAATCATGATTCATCTACTCATGATAATGTACTGAAACAATTTCTTTGCATTACTTTTTTGtctgtttctttttcttgcaataatttttttctcccttCTCTCCACGAAGAAATATTCACACTTTTGCATTCAAGGGGGAACTTTCGCTTTCTGGCCTTTTGTAGAACCACGTAATTTCGTATAGGGCACTTTATTTCTcactttctttaatttgtttttttctatATTATGTACGGTGGCAACAACTTTAACCATTTCGATTTCTAAAaagtcaaaaaagaaaaaaaaatcatttataatcTATCccatcattaaaataataataataaaattaaattattaagatccgatattctttctttttctcatttcttcctctctttcttcATATGGCAAATATAGTATTTTAATTGAACCGTGAACATATTTCATATTTGCACATACACACACGCATAGACCTTAATATGTTACGTTGTTTATTATTGTTCTCTCATGTTCTACAGAGCAAATGGGTGCAGGGAGGGTTGAGCACAGTGAAGTGAGAAAGGAGTAAAATCACGAGGTTGATAAGGATAAAAGTTAAAAGAGTATCCCACTAGGTTTCTGATCGAGTTTCATCCCTCTGGTGGCCACATAGAACAAGCATCCACGTCTCAATTAATGTTATTTGTCTATTGTACGTAGACTTCATTCATATTTGAACTGGGGGGGTTAGGAAGAACGGAGTTTTCTGATGAGTGAGAGAAATGGTTTTGGGGTGGGGCTAGCTTTTATGACTTTCTCATGTCACCTGCACTCACCTACATTACTCTTCTTCTTGTCAGGACCAAGAACATTTAACATCGTATGTTCGTTTATGAGAGAGGCTCGGGAGTAGGGAGTAGGGAGTTTTTTGGTGGGTGGGACGGGAATGCTTTGGGTCAATTTTTTCTTCCACatagcctttttttttattctgtttttttCATGCgtcatgtgtatttttttaccaGAAATCATCTTGTTTGAatgtgataaaataattatcaatggTAATATTTCTCTAAGTATTATTGTGGTtgtatatttaatatgttaacTCGTTTGATTGAATAGAATACATGTGtgaattatgataaattttttagtatttatcttttatttgtatgaaaaaaatatttaaaatttgaaatcgttgattaaaataaaaacaatttttagttGATTTAAATACTCAAAGTaattctttgttctttttattttctcatttttctatTACGTTATTCAATTACTTTATGTTTTATTGTTTCTGAACCAATTACTTCTTATTTTCTAATCTCACTTATTTAATGTAGTCGCTTGAGTCTCAAAAagtaagaaaacaaataaatcgttttccttttgttaacaCACTAGCTCGGGTATTAATAAGGACAAAAATGGTTTAACACTCCTAAGAAATTTATACAATTGTAAGaactaagaaaaatatatgaaaaataataaatatgataaaaataaaaatcacattaataTTATCCCTGTTTTATTGTTGGAGACGATGACCACTTTTGTTTATCACTAATATAATCCCTAATAATGACAATTTGAAATGTGCCATGATTGAAGTATGGATTTGAACAGGGAATATATATACCTAAAAGTCATATTAAGCTTAGGTCTCTCAATATGGAGCCCAATGAGGTCACCCACATGATCTTGCTTGTTGGGACAGAAATAAACGGACGATGCAGCAACACGTGGAAAAAGGTCCCCTCCGGCATGCATCATTCTCCATCATCTTCTTAAATTTAGAAGAAATTTTAAAGATAACAGATTATACTCTAATTTAAggccaaaacaaaataaaacacatcatttgaaaagaaaaatagcgAGAAAGAGAAtcaaagaataagaaaataagataaatggtACGAATTTATATCCATTTAagctaaagaaataaaaattaagaaaatttaatattttattttctcttatgtaaaaattaaaaaaaaagtatataaaaaagagaaatgttaattttttaatattaataacattacTAACACATTTTCGTCTTTATTTTCCAATGCATACTAAGTAAAAtctttaataaaacaaatattcattGATTTTTAACCAATGTTTTAGGGCATTCATCAATAAGATTctatataaaacaatttattaaagTTATCTTTTGccaaaataactaaaactagttgaaagttgaaaaactagtttattaaattataaatatttgataaaattaattattaaagtagataaaaatataaaatgacataaaattataaaatcataatttatataaaaaagtaataagaaaatttaataaaaatattatgaataaaaatagctaaaaatataaaagttaaaagctaaaagtAGAAACTAAcactttaaaaaagtttaattaacatttaaaaaatattaaaaattatttaaaaaaattatcaaacagtcaaacaaatatttttaactaataaaaaattaaaaaataactaaaatattttaccGAGAAAtatctataattatttattttacctatGCTAAAGTGATAATTATAAAGATATATTGATCACTAAATTAAAGTGccgatattaattttttctgttgttttctctcaaattcggagtgtgatttttttttccaacgcATGAAAATATAGAGTGTGATTTTGAAAGCTGATTCAAAGTTAAATTTGGAATCGACCAGATGATCGATCCAAACATCCCTACAATCCGTTTAGACACAAATCGGTTTTGAATCGTTTAAAATATGGTTCTTTGTCAGGTTGACAGTTTTGATCGAATTTTttagaaatgtattttttattttaatttgacaaAATGTGACTTTAACCTCACTCTTCACAAAAAGAATGTCAGTCTTCATTTCACTAATTGAATGCACTTTTGATGTTGAGACggatatatatgtataaaataattatgacagaagaataaagaatcaaaatgtGAATAGCTCCATGGGTGATTTGAACTTTTGAGATTAAAACTCACGATGAAATGAAATTATCTGCAATTTGTTTCATTGCattctaaataataaaattttaagttaagATTTGTGTATTTTCATTAGgaacatttatataatatatatttattaattagttcaatttttataattcttgTTTTACAAGACATATAATATGGTTTTTATACTAATTTAAAGTTGCTCTCAACTTATTATTCTTGCCCATTGCTTAATTTGATTCGCTAGGAGTTTCACCTAATTGATTCAGCTTCGAGAAATCAACGTACCTTGATTATTATAGTACTATTTTGGGGGTGGCCGGGTGGATAAGTGTAGGGAATaaagaatgtaaaaaaattatagagtgTGTTTTCCACCCCTACAAAATCATGTAataccataaaaataaaattatttagtgcTTTTAGATTTATCATAAAAACTTAATTGAATTTTCCTCGTCATAAAATTATTCCAAACACACCAGTAAtaattaacaagaaaaaaataaagaaaaagttaagtaaatatataaatagtaatcataattactttttttttttttcattttgtgccAAGCAGCATATCTTTTTTGCGTGCAAAACACTGCCAATTGCATACTTGGCTCTGTCTTCGTCTCTGAGCTAATAGATTTTCCCCTCTAGGTCAAATGTTAGTGCTTGTCTTTAGAATTTGCATGATGTGAATGTTAGCAGCAAAAATTAGACTTTAGGGGTATAACTAGCAATGGACCCGTGTGTGGCAGGGATTTTTAGACTTTAGGCTAAAACAATGGGCGACAAATGAGTGGAAATCTCGTAATGGCTTATGAAAGAAACAGATCCAATAATTGAATGGTTGGAAAAAGTGCCACCTTCATTGGGGAAGGTGTTAattgttcaaacttcaaagagcatgtttattttatgtacTTCGACTTAATTTCCCTCACCGAATAATATTTTGatagtataataaaaattataattataattaatttaaatataataggGGTAGTATATTCCAAGTTCAgttaaagatataacattaattttatctaattttaaaataattaaacaggtcataaattattttcttagcctttaattgtaaaaatatttcataattcattacataaaaatatttcatatatatatatatatatatatatatatatatatatatatatatatatatatatatatatatatatatatatatacatatatggaGTATGACTATCTTGAAGTGATATTCATAACACGCCTATTACACTTTTTACGAAAGAATATTTTGGAGTTCGTATTGACAAGTGACAACTTTGTGTCACATGAGTATATCGATCACTACTACTCTCATCCACGACATGCTTAATCGTATTTAGTGTCACGAAAGAACATTCTtgcaaaacaaatatataaatgcaAACTCGAATGCATTAATGTTCcacaaaaaaagttaaatgtcTTAgaccttataattataattatatcaaaGTTCTAAATTCCAAATTATGTACCTTAATATTTATATACCTCCTTACAGTCTTTCAAATTCTAAATTATGTCATTTTAGTGTCCAAGTTAATAAATCATATGAAGCATTAACTCTAGACAGATCTTGCAACTGACTCAAATCCTGATAGAGATTTATATGATGATGAAAGCATCATTACAaggaaaagtataaaaatatcgTGTCATCAATTTTAACAAGCACTACATGTTAACAGTGATAAATTTCAGGactgattaatttttgtttattggtAATGATTTATCTACCTGTAACAAATTAATAAGTCACTAATTATGTGATCGAGCATGATTTGGAATAGCAGAAAGtgagaagaaagaaatacaAGAGAACCGAAAAAACTTACGTATGCTCTGTTGGTTTTGACTTTTGATAGATGAAAATGAGTGAAGATTTTTTGGTATAATTGATAAATgtgagaaataataattttaaaattaatggaacTTACtcgtattatttttcatatatttttattattttttagacatGATAATAAAAATCGAATCTGTACGCATGTGTCTGATTTTGTTCTGAGTTTGACCGaaaaaattcactttaattgaggtcagatttttctcgaTTTGGAAAAATGGGAGTGCGGTGGGTATGTCACTCCCTATCCtagttacatatatttttaatattattaataatgttgttatatatttatttataattttattattatatgtaattatttaatattttattttctataattattaaaaatataaaataattattttaatagttaaataaataatattataattataataataattataacaaaattaaaaatcatatatttaactgcaaaatataatttagttcttaaatatgtttatgcTATTactctttattaaattatatatttttggattgaattaaaatataattaataacttaatttataatttatttaaattatttgaataaataatttaaaaaaaatgtgagatgAATTTTTCGCTAATTTTCTCGAATATAATAAAAcccaatgaaaatgaaattgtgtTCCATTTTCTCACCTCCATCATTTATAAACTCTAATTCAAATCGTGTCTTTTATGAGAACATGAATAACAATTAATAAACTAGTCCTATTGTCTTTTCTACTCTTCTCTCTTCTCAtctcttcttcattcttcttcaaccaaacacaattatttttttaatttatatttttactttttattttattttcaattactcTATTTCTCGTCTTTCTAGCAAACACAATCTTAAGGAAACAATGGTTCCCTCGTTATATTATTTACAAGGAAGGAAAAGCAATCCAAAAAGGTAAGGGAGTCGCATTATTTTTACAACCTTATCATTTTGGAGGACAAAGTGGTCATTATAGCTAGTGAGATAAAAGTACTAACAGTTACTACTAATTGCTTAAATTGCTATCGCCGGAGATAGAAGCTCTAAAATAACCTAAAAAGTATgccttaaaaagagaaaaaaaaaactttaatgggTTAGATGTTTACAATATGTATGATTTGTTTAGTAATTGTTTTTACAATCTTACTCTCcataaagatatatttttataagctTTGCTGTCATTGATGACGTGCCTTCTACAGTCCTCTTATTCCAGAAGTCAAATAAAATAACTGTATTTGATTGTGTTGGGTAGCGTATatgctttaattatttatttaatttggaattatattttttaaaagagaatatTTATAGAAATTGCGCAAAGAGGACTATGTTttgtacaattttaaaaaagttattaggGTAACATTAAAATACTATGTTTCTAACAAAAGAAAAGTTAAAATGTTATACCCAATGAAACCTTGCACGCAAATCTACGTATATgattatgattaaatttaatatatgataaatattattttctttactatcGATCTATAAATTCGGCTTGTAAAAATATACCTCATACAagtatatataacatttttgaATAGTCATGGGAGTACCagtaattgttaaattttattatcaatcATCTGTATATACTTGTATGAGCTATATTTATAATCTTCATTACTTAttgatatgtttattattaatatgtaaCACATTATTTGATGTGTTACTGTTAAAATGTCATTATATTACCGtgtatgaagtttttttttttacacaatggTGTATGAAGTTAATCGTAAGTttatctaacattttttttataaattatcaatctcttaaaaaaaaaaaaaccaatgtgtCATCCGTCTATGCTCTATAGTAATGATTAATGAAATCAATAAGATATTGGATAAGATATTGGTGGCGTATGATCACAAAGTGACGGCTCTATTTATTATTCATCCCTAACTTGTATCACGGGTCGATTTTGTCTGAGGGATGCCATTTATATATCAAGTTAgtataaagaattttaaataaagaagagtgataaaaaaatgaagtaatgttatatgaataatattatttttaatattatgattCCAAAAGGGTTAAGATTGTGAATATGTGATATAGGATCCAATGATGCACTATCCTAAAACGGAAATCTTGGCCCAGCTGGAAAAACAAAATCGgtgtttatattttgtttccccAACTCATCGTCCAACTTTGCATGCTGAGTACATTCTCAATATGTTCTTTCAAAATTATAgttgtcttttttattatttttatattttaattattaaattactttcttataGAATTAAAACATTACTATATTATTCTAAATATTTTGCTATTAAACGAGTCATtcaaacatttaatttattattgaatttaaatttcaaatgttaTTTTAACTAATCACTTTAATTCTCTAGAATGAATATGAGAACATCTTAtatctttcaattattttagtttaatggatgaaattttgaaaaattcattttggcTTTGGATTTTTTAAGGATTAATAGACGAATGTTTTGAAGAACAATGTAATAATGCACGTTGTAAAACTAACTTGAGGGTTTACAACTACTTGTGCTTGTGGTCCAACTTCAAATTTGCATGTGTGCACGTGTTATTTACAATGGTCCTTTAATTTGTGTGTGGTAGTGGTCTTAATgtattatgtatatataaaatattcagatttaattctttttttttttatcatgttttcgTTAAGAGAAAACGCCTCTTcaagaaaattaaacattattcaCAATCAGAGGCTATTGATAATGACTAAAATTAGTAAATGTTATAGAGTAacactaataaaaagaaaagttattaaatttgtaataacaaaaaaaaaatataaattatactaaaagctaacaaaatgtttatatatatatatatattaaactaaaTGAACTTTTTGCTAGTTACACCAAGAATGTCTCTAATctgttaaaaatatatctttagtTCGAGCAACGTAATAAAGTCCTAagctaaaataattatattagagtgtgtttggatgatgaaatttaaaatatttcagttgaaatttttttattttcaaaattttatatttggataaaaaaattaaaattttcagagtgaaagaagaaaatgaatgcaaagagaaaataatatatgattggtgtacttcaaaaaaaaaaaaaagaatactgATGCGCCATGGAGGTCACAAGGAAATCGGGACACGGCGACCTACATTACCACATTCGACCACAATATTTCGTCAATGACGAAAGACATGATCCAAGTCCTTCGCGCCAGCGAGCACCTCCGCCGTGTGATGGGCAACGACAGCTCCTCCCTTGACTGATGGGTGTAATTCTACATGTCCCCCTACGCTCGCACTCGATCGATAGTCCACGAGTTGAGTTCAGCCAGGAAGGAaactaaaatttcatatttttagatgtttaaaattttgttttaaaattctaaaaatttaaattcttcataaaaaatatcaaataataaattttagattaaaaaatttaaattctttgataaattattttcctctgttaaaattttctatccaaACATATTTATGCTCATCTGACTCAAATTGTTACATGGCAGAAACCCGAGAGAAATATGATCATGGAATTGAAGAGTTTATGGTATGCCATGGGTGGAAGGTTGAATCAGTACATACGTACTATTGAACCTGACGTTATTGCTGTCATGGGGCAACTTTTTGTGTGGATAAAAGCTTCTCGGATGTACATTTCTAAGGGGACGAATgcttatatatgtaaataacatGGTCACCACTTGCGCAAAACAACGAAGAAATAGGACATTGGATTTGTATAGGTATTGTGCTTGTTCCTGTTTGATACGCAACAACCATGCATGTTCTCATTAATTTCACGAGGCGCTGAAAATTCTTCTGGGAAACTCTGACCCCCATATACGATGCAAagtttggaaaagaaaaaaatcttgatCATTAGTTTGCTTGGTCTGAGGACAACCTTTTCTCTTGATGGATGTATTGTTGCATGCATTAACATACTAGCTAGTAATACAGTGGCAAGTTAATAATTCTAATATTATGCATTTCTCACTCtatgtatatgtatatcaaCAAGTCACTTCAAGTAGTACAGAACTATCATATAAGTAATGTGACGAATTTgagtttataaataaaaaaaaattcactaaaatattaattaatttttcgataaaaattaatcattaacaaaattaatatatattttacatcaATATCTTACACGAATGTCATCAGAa is a window from the Glycine max cultivar Williams 82 chromosome 2, Glycine_max_v4.0, whole genome shotgun sequence genome containing:
- the LOC100802715 gene encoding protein LIGHT-DEPENDENT SHORT HYPOCOTYLS 6, which codes for MDAASEAAAAVAAPQAEGSPAAAAAPSRYESQKRRDWNTFLQYLRNHKPPLTLARCSGAHVIEFLKYLDQFGKTKVHIAGCPYFGHPNPPAPCACPLKQAWGSLDALIGRLRAAFEENGGRPESNPFATRAVRIYLKEVREGQAKARGIPYEKKKRKRTAVTTSVTSAATVMSTLTGSSPNNTITNGAGSTTGNTTNGAGVSVPSVAATATPNVTATAV